GTGTTCGGGCGCCGCCTGTCCTTACCGCTCAGCCCTTCTCGGGCTTCGGCAGCGTTTCGCCGCTCGCGCGCGAGATTCGCTCCCGCGTACCATCCTTGAGCACCCGGATGCCGACGCGCGTCCCGCGCTCCGACTTCGGGTCGTAGAGCTGCACGTTGGAGATGTGGATCGGAGCCTCGCGCTCCAGGATCCCCCCGGGCACGCCCTGGCGGCGCGGCTTGGTGTGTCGCTTGACGAAGTTCACCTTCTCGACCACGACTCGCATCTTGACGTCGTCCACCGAGAGCACGCGCCCGACCTTGCCCTTGTCGTTGCCCGAGATGACCTGCACCTGGTCGCCCTTGCGGATCTTGACCGCCATCAGATCACCTCCGGCGCCAACGAAATGATCTTCATGAACGCCTTCTCACGCAGCTCGCGCGCCACCGGCCCGAAGATGCGGGTCCCGCGAGGTTCCTTGTCGTCGTTGATGAGCACCACGGCGTTCTCGTCGAATCGGATGTATGAGCCGTCCTTGCGGCGCCCTTCCTTGACGGCGCGCACTACCACCGCCTTCGCGACGTCGCCCTTCTTCACTCCGGCGCCTGGGATCGCGTCCTTGATCGCGACCACCACGATGTCGCCCAGGCGGCCGTAGCGCTTGTGATGGCCGCCGAGGACCTTGATGCACTGGGCGCGCTTGGCCCCCGAGTTGTCCGCGACGGTCACCATGGTCCTGAGCTGGATCATTTCGCACGCTCGACGAATTCGAGGAAGCGCCAGCGCTTGTCCTTGGACAGCGGCCGGGTCTCCATGAATCGAATGATGTCGCCCACGCGACACTCGTTCTTCTCGTCATGGACCTTGAACTTGTTCCGACGACGCACGTAGCGGCCGTACGTCGGGTGCTTGACCAGTCGCTCGATGGACACCACGACCGTCTTGTCCATGCGGTCGCTGACCACCTTGCCCAGCCGGATCTTGCGGCGATTGCGCACCGCGGTCGTCGCCTCGGTCATACCTTCTGGCCTTCCTTTTCACGCAGCACGGTGAGCAGCCGGGCGATCTCCCGCCGGCCCTGCCGGATCTTCAGAGGGCTGTCGAGCTGGCGCATGGAGTTGCGGAAGCGGAGATTGAACAGCTCCTCCCGCAGCTCGGCCAGGCGTTGACGGATCTCGTCGGCCGTCTTGTCTCGCATCGCGCTCGCCTTCACCTGGGACACGTCAGTCCCCTCCAAGCTCGTGCCGCACCACGAACCGCGTCCGGATCGGAAGCTTGGAAGCGCCGAGCTTGAGCGCCGCCTGTGCCACGACCCGAGTGATCCCTTCGACCTCGAACAGCACGCGTCCCGGCTTGATCACCGCGACCCAGAACTCGGGCGAGCCCTTGCCCTTGCCCATACGGGTCTCGGCCGGCTTCTTGGTCACCGGCTTGTCCGGGAACACGCGAATCCACATCTTGCCGCCACGCTTCATCGAGCGCGTGATCGCCACGCGTGCGGCCTCGATCTGCCGATTGGTCACCCAAGCCGGCTCCATCGC
The genomic region above belongs to Candidatus Eisenbacteria bacterium and contains:
- the rplX gene encoding 50S ribosomal protein L24 codes for the protein MAVKIRKGDQVQVISGNDKGKVGRVLSVDDVKMRVVVEKVNFVKRHTKPRRQGVPGGILEREAPIHISNVQLYDPKSERGTRVGIRVLKDGTRERISRASGETLPKPEKG
- the rplN gene encoding 50S ribosomal protein L14 — its product is MIQLRTMVTVADNSGAKRAQCIKVLGGHHKRYGRLGDIVVVAIKDAIPGAGVKKGDVAKAVVVRAVKEGRRKDGSYIRFDENAVVLINDDKEPRGTRIFGPVARELREKAFMKIISLAPEVI
- the rpsQ gene encoding 30S ribosomal protein S17 encodes the protein MTEATTAVRNRRKIRLGKVVSDRMDKTVVVSIERLVKHPTYGRYVRRRNKFKVHDEKNECRVGDIIRFMETRPLSKDKRWRFLEFVERAK
- the rpmC gene encoding 50S ribosomal protein L29, which gives rise to MKASAMRDKTADEIRQRLAELREELFNLRFRNSMRQLDSPLKIRQGRREIARLLTVLREKEGQKV
- the rplP gene encoding 50S ribosomal protein L16 — translated: MLMPKKVKYRKQQRGRMRGKAYRGSAVTFGEFGLQAMEPAWVTNRQIEAARVAITRSMKRGGKMWIRVFPDKPVTKKPAETRMGKGKGSPEFWVAVIKPGRVLFEVEGITRVVAQAALKLGASKLPIRTRFVVRHELGGD